From the Rhinoraja longicauda isolate Sanriku21f chromosome 20, sRhiLon1.1, whole genome shotgun sequence genome, the window gtccagaacaaggcgccacagtttaataataaggggtaggccatttagaacggagatgaggaagaactttttcagtcagagagtggtgaaggtgtggaattctctgcctcagaaggcagtggaggccagttcgttggatgctttcaagagagagctggatagagctcttaaggatagcggagtgagggggtatggggagaaggcaggaacggggtactgattgagagtgatcagccatgatcgcattgaatggcggtgctggctcgaagggctgaatggcctactcctgcacctattgtctattgtctattggccccaccccccctgccccctctcccaccctacccACAGTCTAACCCCCAGACCTCtcaccccccgccccctctcccaccccacctgCAGACTTCCCGCAAGACCCCTCCCCCCAGAACCCCCTCCAATCCTCTCCCACTTCCCCacagacccctcccccaccaaccgaCCCCTCCCCTCCAGACTTCCCCCTCCAaactacacccccccccctcccgccccccgtaGACTGGACAAAGAACGTTCCCAGAACTTCACCCGTGATCCCGGACAGGGTGGGCGAGGTCTGATCTTACAGTGAATCTTGAAGTCCTTGAACTGTCGGTCTTCAATGGCGACAATGTACAGAGTGGCTCGGTCCGGGAACATCAGCCCCCCGGGTTTCTGCAGGAGAATTTGAGGGAAATGGATCCGGTAATCTGTTCATCTGACAAAGATGCCACATTTTGACCAGCATTTGCCCGAGCCTAACGTCTGTAGTCAGAAGGTTACGAGAGAATATTCTGAGAGATAAGATATacctgcatttagatggacaggggCTGATTGGGGAAAGTCACCATGATTTTGTAGATGGGAGGACGTGTCTctcgaatctgattgagttttttgaagatgtgaccaaaaacgtCGAAGAGGGCAGAGCTGTGGACATTGTatgtatggatttcagcaaggcattccgCAAGGTTCTGCAAgttggttgctctggaaggttagattgcatgggatccaaggagagatagctgaattgatagaaaattggcttaatagaaggaaacagagggtgatggtggaaggttgctcttcagactggaggcctgtgaccggtggtgtgcctcagggttcggtgttgggccccattgctgtttatatcaatgatttggatgagaacctacatggcatgattagcaagtttgcagatgacacaaaagtggatggtattgtagatagtgaagatggttgtcaaaaattggtgcaggatcttgatcggttggccagatgggctgaggaatggttgatggaatttaatacagagaaatgtgaggtattgcattttgggtcgtctaacataggcaggacctatacagtgaatggtagggctcagtggagtgttgtagagcagagggatctaggagtacaggtacatatttCTTCATCATAGGTAGAATGATTAAAAAGAAATCGACACATTGGCCTtggtcagtcagagtattgagtgtcgaagttgggagatcatgctgcagttatacaagatattggtgaggccacatttagagtatcgtgtttagttctgggcaccatgttatatgaaagatgatgtcaagctggaaagggtgcagagaagaattacgaggatgttgccaggactcgagggccgaagctatagggagaggatgagcaggctaggactctattccttggagcacggtAGGATgaggtgatctgaaagaggtgtgcaaacacgtgagaggaatagatcgggtaaatgcagtgtctcttgcccagagtaggggaatcaagaaccagagggcataggtttaaaatgaggcgGAAAaactttaataggaaccggacACCTAACTTCTTTGCACaaggggtggtggatgtatggaacgaactgcgagagaaagtggttgaggcaggtactatcgtaatgtttaagaaatatttagataggtacatgaataggttaggttgagagggatatggaccaaatgcaggcaggagggaccaAAGTAGATGGACATGTtgatcagtatgggcaagttgggctaaaggccttgtttccactctgtatcactctatgactctatttacatGGCAGCTCACAGCATCCGCAACGTGTACATTTCCATTCACCTGTCCTTCCAGCTTCTATGTTCTCAGAGATACCATGCACGCACACATGCTAAaacttcccccctcactctctcccagaCGTCGAGCTTAGTCAGACTAAGTGACGTGTGTTGTTAACACATTATTCCGCCGGGAGCTCTGGATTCCTGTCTGGTGTCAGGGTAAATGTAGGAGGCAGCACCTACCAGCCACTTGTCCCGTGCGTAGATCACTGTGTTCAGCATCGACTCGTAGAAGAGGCTGTAGCCCATCCACTCACTGATGATGATGTCCACCTGGTCCACAGGGAGCTGCACCTCCTCCACCTTCCCACTAAAGATCACAATGACTGAAAAACAGCCCACAAACCTCCCATCACTGGAACAGGCCGCACGGATACATTCACTGCACTCCTACAACTCATTCACTACACAATAAACCACATTCCTTCCAATACTCAACACAGTTATCACTCAGACTGCATTGTTGGCCAGAGGGTCCAATTCCGCAACTCCCTGAACATGGCAACAcacgtagatagagtggtaaagaaagcatacggtttgcttgccttcatcggtcggggaaTTGAGTATAAGACACAGGAAATCAtcactttataggactttggctaGGCCGCATCTTCTTTTACAAAAATAAGTTTATTTACAGATACAAAATCACCGTGAAAACTCTAAGGAGACATCTATCTAAAAAAAGGAATGTACCTGTAAGTATCAAATCAAAACATTGGTACTTTCATCCAGGAAACATTCTAGCCCCTGCGGCGCCCAGCGGTCCCAAGGTGCCCATCAACACCGCGcactccctctccagggacacacaGGCATGGACGTGAGCCCGGAAGAGAGGCGGGCAGTCGGCCAGGGCAGAGCACCTGGCTGCCCGCTTCcatgacccacgaatggccagctTGTCCAGGGGATGTGTCGCGTTATAGCATTgcgcgcagttctggtcaccccattacaggatggacgtatcgatggtcggtgtggacccgctgggccgaagggcctgtttccatgctgcatctctaaactatctcaTGTTGTAGCTTTATATATTGGTtagggcacatttggagtattgcatgcagttctggtcaccccatttcaggaaagatgtggaggcctagggaagggtgcagaggaggtttggccAGAATGCTGGCCTGGATTACTGCTtttggctacaaggagaggttggacaaacttggattattttctctgtaaCGTCAGGGGGAAATAAAATACTTCTGATAGAAGTTTACAAAATTGTGATCGGGTGATATCTGCAGGTACCCATAgataggtagacagtcagaatcattttctCGTGGTTGAAATTTAAAgaccagctttaaggtgagagggaaaaagtttaaaggaaatatgcagGCCAAGTAttgttttgcacagagggtgcttggaatgtgctgccaggtttggtggtggaggtagatacgattgtGAGGTTTAAGATActtttaaataggtacatggatatgcagggaaaggaggggtatggatcacatgcaggcaggtggggttagTTTAGGAATGCCAATGTATAAATTGTAGTGTACATTTCATTCATTCTAAGGCTTAACAGTCTTTAGTTAGAAGCCAGCGTACGTCACGGCTTAATTCAACATCAGCATGAAACATGACCTCTAACGGTGAGTTTTCCCATTTCCTCGATTCTTTAGGGGTCTCCGAATGGCACTCGCACCAAATGCAATGCGTTTCACACCCATCCTGGGGTTGCTGCTGAGAGCTGGTGGGGCCTCGGGCAGCGTGGGATGGATGGTGACTGTACAGAGGTGGCAGTAGGGCCGTACTTCACCACAGTGAAAATACATGACGCTGGCATGATGGATTAACGTGACAATGTGCAACACCTCAATGCTACAGCCATGTCTCTAATGCCCTTGCTGAACTGCGGCAACATTTGCTTCTTGGTTCACTGGGAAGTGGAAACAATGGCCTTGGACTGCACACTTACTGCACCAATTTCTGTTCCGTTGGCACAGATGAGCTTTGGCCATTTTAATTAATCAATACATGTGCGCCTGACACCAAAAACAGATCTGACACATTGGGATATTGCTTGGTCCAATTTCCCGAAGGGCAGGATATACATGGGAAATGGGTCGAATTTCTAGACAAGTAAGTTCCTTACTTTTGTCCAGGTGGTTTGCTTTGATGATCTTCTGAGAATAATCAGAGATGCTGGAGCATTCAATCTGAGGCAGAAAAGAGAAAGGACTTGATCACACACACGTCAGAAGTAACCCTCTCTGCTTCTGAAACCAGCTGAAGACTGCAGCATCTGGATCCCAGCTCACTTCAGCCTCAGTTGCAAGGAGCCGAATTCCAGAAGCTGCTGAATCAAAATGGAGTTAGAGTCAGAGCAGGAATGTCAGACCAGGATGGAGGAGGTTGGCGACGTTAAATGCACCGCCTGTCTTCCCCACTCCATCATTAACCGTGACGTCCACTGGCATGCAATGGGTTAACTAATACACACACAGCGATATTCCTGCCACTGTATCTGACCTATGGTAGAGGACAGGAAAGGGATAGGCACAGAAGGATGGAATAGCATGGCACTTCTCGTCACTGGCACCCAGTCGCCCTCAGCAGTGATCAAAGTCCTGCAACCCTTGCATCTAATGACACTCCTGCATCAAAGACCATATGGAGTCAATTTTGTTTGAACTGCATTTCAAAAATGATATAATCCTTTCAAATAGTGCACGCTCTATAATTCCAGCTGCACTATTCCACATATCATTCCTCTAGTTATTGCAAATGATACAGTGATAAATAATTTGATCTGTTGCTAACGACAATGAGACTTTGATGAAACCACTGAATGAATCATTGGTGTAGGCTCCAAACGCGTGGTCATTCAAACTATGTGGGAAAGAGATTGAGATCCTcacacagggaatagaaacaATGGGCTGTCAAAGCTCAGTACAGCTTTCACatgatggatagacacaaaaagctgcagtaactcagcgggtcaggcagaaaaggaatacatgacgtttcgggtcaaaacccttcttcacacaatggaactggcTGCTGAGAAAATGAGAGGATGTTGACAGCTCTTTATTCTCTCCATTATTGCTGATGATCTTTGCTTGACATGTATCAGCCCTTCCCGAATGTGATTGAAACAAAACACAGGGAATGTGGGACAGGGTTAGGCCACTGGCCCTTCAAGCATTCTGCCATATATCAAGATGGTAATTGGAGTTTTGTCACAGTTCCATTTTCTCTGTagtattgagttcctccagcagtttgttttctggtCCAGATCCCAGCAACTGGAGCCTCTTGTATCTCCACATGCTAAGTTATTGTGTGTGGGTTTGCTCTTTGTAACTGAGCAAGGATATATTGGCAAGGAAAGGttgctgaagaggggtctcaaaacaaaacgtcacccattccttctctccagagatgccacctgtcccgccgagttaatacagcattttgcgtctatcttcggtgtaaaccagcatttgcagttccttcctacactgctaGATACATttctaggatggcaggactgatatTTGAAGAACGACTGTGCCtacatttactggagtttagaagaatgagaagggatCGCATTGTAATCTCTGAGATTGCCATAAAATTCACTGAAATTCTAACAGGGCTAGACAGACGAGATGCAGGATGGATGTTATCAACACCTGCAGTGTCCATACTCACTGCTTCACCACACCACTTAGAAACAAGGTGagagatctgtcttcactgatgaGGTGAATTGTGGATTCCTCTACAGAAGGCCATGAAATCTGTAAATGTCTTCCTAGCAGGTGTACATGTTTCTGATTGCCAGAGGGCCCAATGATGTGGGGAAAGGATGGGTCAAGGTGGTGAGGTGAATGACCATGTCCTGGGTTGGATGATTCATCTCCAACAACCACACTCATCTTCCTTTGTGCGGAGTTGGACCCCATCCACCCGAGTGATTTTCCTGCTCATTGATTTCAATTTTGCCAGAAGTCCTCAATGCCACAGTTGTTATTAAAGgggccctccccacccctctggaCCAGCTCCTAATAGTTTCATCAAGGTTGCCGTAAGATCTGGAGCAAGCCAAATAGAATATCAGTACTCACGTTATTGAAAAACAATTGCAAGCAGCAACTTTCATCACATCGATCGATAACAGAGTAAACTGACCAGTGAGAATTGGGTTGGATTTGTTCTGCTTTCTGTGAACAAGACATACCTGAGCCATTTTCCACATTGTCAGGTAGACAACAATACAAGAACAGGTCTTCAGTGCCACTGTCGtcagcgagtctgaagaagggttctgacaccaaaacgtcacctaaccatgttctccagagatgctgcctgacctgctgagttactccagcactttgtgtccttttgtgtctgCAGTACCACAGCCGTGATGACTGTTCAAATGCGCCAATAATCTTGCGTGACTAAATTATCTCCCGTACACGATCCCAAAAAACCCCAGAGAACAGCAAAGATCCCGGAATCTCGATCCAATAACTGCAGCTAACATCTGCCCAGACAGAAGGTGCACAAACAAATTGACAGACAGAAGATGACCAAACGTTGGACCCACCCCAAACACTTTCTTGGCTCCTGCTTTGGCAGCAAACATTGCTAATATTCCTGTTCCGCTGCCCACGTCCAGCACAGTCTTGCCCTTAAACACGTGTTTGTTGTGGTAGATGGAGTTCCTGTACGTCAGGGTTCGAATTTCATCTTTTAACATTTCCTGTGGTCAAAGAAGATAGATACTCAGTTATCTCGGGACCTCGAATGAaggaagaaagggggggggggatatttatTAGGCAAGTGCACAACATACTGAtgcagtcaaagagaaacaagccTCAATGATCAATCTCTGACTCCTACCACCAAGCTACTGTTgaatccagtcagctagctcacACGGGACCCCCTTTGATCttgcaggaccttgtcaaagacccTGTATACAATAActaactctctcactctctcactctctcacacacacacatttggtcaggtcctggggatttatccaattAATATGTTTTGACTGCTACCACCTACTCTTTTGTAGTTCAGATATGGTCCAACACATTACGACTCATTTCCCTAAATCTCCCCCAATTCATTTGCCTCCACAACGTTAAATgcatgagaaatattcatttaacccTGGCCCATCTTCTATTGCTCAAAGAATAGATGACCATGTGGATAAAAGGGACAATTCTCTCCATTGATACCCTTTTGCTCTCATATACCTGTAGAATTCATTCGGATATTCCGCTATCTTGTCTGCTAGAGCTACCTGTTTTAACCCTCTTGATTTCCTTAAATGTACTTCTACATTTCTGGTATTCCttgcttgatcccagctgcccataCATGACATACGCCTTCACATTGATTTGAAATGTCAAGCCAAATGGGTTAAAAAGAGGATGACTTTTCCCGTTCACTAGTGAAGTCGTGCACAAAATATAAACCTTTACCTCGTGGATGCCAAAATGTGCATAAGAGTCAAAGTAGTAATCTCTCGAGGTCATTTCATCGGGAGAGAACAATTTGGCTTCTTGACTTTTCCCCAGGCAACATGTCTGAGCCATTGCCTGGGCCGCTGTCTTCACCGCTGACCCGGCCGTCTGCGCCGCCATCTCCACCGTCTGCCCCGCTGCCTGGACCGGTGCCTGAACCACTTTCTGCCTTGGAGTCGGGCCCATCAGCTGCGCTGCTGCATGGGCGGGTGTCTGCGGTTTCCGCGGCGTGGGGGagcactgttgtggctgcgtgataGCCAGGGGTTCTGGAGAATCACTGGACACCTGTTTCAACAAAGCAACCAATCTACATCAAGTGTTATGCAGTGAATCACTGGCGAGTCATCAGAAAGCAAAGCACGATTCAGCGTCTGCGACCTGCAGCTCAGTAATCATGGTCCAGCTGCCTTTGGACTTCACCAAGAACATCACGTTGAAACCGTTAATCCCGATTAAACAACCCCAGGATTGCTCTGAGAGATGGCAGGATGATTGATGATTTGATGTCAATGGGCCAAACCATCTCTCTCCCTATTTTGAGTGCTGACATCAAGCTGCCTACTATCTGCCTTCTATGACCAAGCCAAGTTTGGATCCAACTAACCATCTCACCATTGAACCCATGTGAGATTACTATCACGTCACCCGGCTGCCTCCTTCACGCCATGGAAAACTGTCCCAGACAATCCCATCTGTTTCACGAGCACCATCACGAGTACCTGGGAATATCGTGCTGCCAGCCTTATTCATGTTTCCATGATAGCTACGATATCCCAGTCCCATGTATCGACCAGACCGAATTtatcccagaccatcacagaaaccaacctcccttctattgactccatttatacctcacgctgcctcggcaaggccaccagcaacataatcaaggacgagtcgcaccctggccactccttcttctcccatctcccatcagacaaaagggatagaagtgtgaaaacacacacctccagattcagggacagtttcttcccagctgttatcaggcaactgaaccaccctaccaaagttttcaaaggtctctttattgtcacgtgtaccaattaaggtcgaGTGAACCTCGATTCCTggactactatcgacctcattggcgACCCTAGGATTAtcttcagtatacgtgacaataaactaaactgatcggaAAGCTTCTTGCAATAaagtaagtataagaaaataactgcagatgctggtacaaatctgaagaagggtctcgacccgaaacgtcgcccattccttctctcccgagatgctgcctgacctgctgagttactccagcattttgtgaattgcaATAAAGTAAATACGGTTTAGCATGTCCTCACTCCAGATCTCTGCCAGGCTTGCTTGTATAACCTGTATATTTGCTTCATCTTTCTACCACACTATAACTTTAGACATCCGCTGGAGACTCCACCAAAGAGCAGTAGCAAATATACAGCAGGGCATTGGTcctcctccagttcaggtgcaacccatcaCCTCTGCCCCAAAAGAATCCCAGTGGTCCAAGTAGACAACTGTCGAGTTTCATTCAGGGCCGAAGCTCCCGTGTTGCACTGTTCTGGACAAGATTA encodes:
- the LOC144603605 gene encoding protein arginine N-methyltransferase 1-like isoform X2; translation: MEVSSDSPEPLAITQPQQCSPTPRKPQTPAHAAAQLMGPTPRQKVVQAPVQAAGQTVEMAAQTAGSAVKTAAQAMAQTCCLGKSQEAKLFSPDEMTSRDYYFDSYAHFGIHEEMLKDEIRTLTYRNSIYHNKHVFKGKTVLDVGSGTGILAMFAAKAGAKKVFGIECSSISDYSQKIIKANHLDKIIVIFSGKVEEVQLPVDQVDIIISEWMGYSLFYESMLNTVIYARDKWLKPGGLMFPDRATLYIVAIEDRQFKDFKIHWWEDVYGFDMTCIRNVAIKEPLVDMVDPKQVVTSACLIKEVDIYTVKTEDLSFSSTFRLQVQRNEYVHALVTYFNIEFTKCHRKTGFSTAPDAPYTHWKQTVFYLEDYLTVKLGEEICGTITVNPNPKNNRDLDFTVELDFRGQLCEASLSHDYKMR
- the LOC144603605 gene encoding protein arginine N-methyltransferase 1-like isoform X1; translated protein: MGTRHSSRCIVRRTPRNAESGTEVSSDSPEPLAITQPQQCSPTPRKPQTPAHAAAQLMGPTPRQKVVQAPVQAAGQTVEMAAQTAGSAVKTAAQAMAQTCCLGKSQEAKLFSPDEMTSRDYYFDSYAHFGIHEEMLKDEIRTLTYRNSIYHNKHVFKGKTVLDVGSGTGILAMFAAKAGAKKVFGIECSSISDYSQKIIKANHLDKIIVIFSGKVEEVQLPVDQVDIIISEWMGYSLFYESMLNTVIYARDKWLKPGGLMFPDRATLYIVAIEDRQFKDFKIHWWEDVYGFDMTCIRNVAIKEPLVDMVDPKQVVTSACLIKEVDIYTVKTEDLSFSSTFRLQVQRNEYVHALVTYFNIEFTKCHRKTGFSTAPDAPYTHWKQTVFYLEDYLTVKLGEEICGTITVNPNPKNNRDLDFTVELDFRGQLCEASLSHDYKMR